One segment of Streptomyces sp. NBC_00576 DNA contains the following:
- a CDS encoding nucleoside triphosphate pyrophosphohydrolase yields MVNATSGFETAPETETDPGRVVLLTTSHRVAPGLLSWPAWQVLHAADRVLCADGTHPQLPYLRDAGIAVEETSPTAEELIDACAGGRMVVVVTTGEGDPALTDGLARLAGSGRVRMPDLELLPASYDLPGARLLDLVQVMDRIRLECPWSSRQTHKGLAKYGIEEAYELVEAIEEGDRDELREELGDVLLQVVFHARIAEEGAEEDGAAPFSIDDVAAGIVTKLIHRHPHVFGDETASTPEDVKEHWLRTKAVEKQRESVTDGVPLGQPGLALAAKLASRVHTAGLDVPLPQGEGVGYELLEMAVRAEAEGVDPEAALRVAARAYRDAVRVREGVAEAAEER; encoded by the coding sequence ATGGTGAACGCAACCAGCGGCTTCGAGACCGCTCCCGAGACGGAGACCGACCCCGGTCGTGTCGTCCTGCTCACCACCAGCCACCGGGTCGCGCCCGGCCTGCTGTCCTGGCCCGCCTGGCAGGTGCTGCACGCGGCCGACCGGGTGCTGTGCGCGGACGGTACGCATCCGCAGCTGCCGTATCTGCGGGACGCAGGCATAGCGGTCGAGGAGACCTCCCCGACCGCCGAGGAGCTGATCGACGCCTGCGCAGGGGGCCGGATGGTCGTGGTCGTGACGACGGGCGAGGGAGACCCGGCCCTCACGGACGGACTGGCACGCCTCGCGGGCTCCGGCCGCGTACGGATGCCGGACCTGGAACTCCTCCCCGCCTCCTACGACCTGCCCGGCGCCCGTCTCCTCGACCTCGTGCAGGTCATGGACCGCATCCGCCTGGAGTGCCCCTGGTCCTCCCGTCAGACCCACAAGGGCCTGGCGAAGTACGGCATCGAGGAGGCGTACGAACTCGTCGAGGCGATCGAGGAGGGCGACCGGGACGAACTGCGCGAGGAACTGGGGGACGTTCTGCTCCAGGTCGTCTTCCACGCGCGCATCGCCGAGGAGGGCGCTGAGGAGGACGGTGCGGCCCCGTTCTCCATCGACGACGTCGCGGCCGGCATCGTCACCAAGCTGATCCACCGCCACCCGCACGTCTTCGGCGACGAAACGGCGTCCACACCGGAGGACGTCAAGGAGCACTGGCTGCGCACCAAGGCGGTCGAGAAGCAACGAGAGTCGGTGACGGACGGCGTGCCCCTGGGCCAGCCGGGCCTCGCACTGGCCGCGAAACTGGCGTCCCGCGTGCACACAGCGGGCCTGGACGTCCCGCTGCCGCAGGGCGAGGGCGTCGGGTACGAGCTGCTGGAGATGGCGGTACGGGCGGAGGCGGAGGGCGTGGACCCGGAGGCGGCGCTGCGGGTTGCCGCGCGGGCCTATCGGGATGCGGTGCGGGTGAGGGAGGGGGTGGCGGAGGCGGCTGAGGAGAGATGA
- a CDS encoding SurA N-terminal domain-containing protein: MHRRRRTALFLSAAIVAAAPLLTACGNDAHPGAAAVVGGQRITVAQLESRVNEVRAAQRAATPDQAQYAQAVARTGSLTRDTLHTMVLDRVLNQAAKNAGVTVTRKDVQSLRASLEQQAGSAKSLEDGWLQQYGVAPARLDDSLHTEIVAQKLAAALGVDMNTPDGQATFWKAMSEASKSLDVDLNPRYGSWDVQKSSRVDAKTPWVREITAAETTPATT, translated from the coding sequence TTGCACCGCCGTCGTCGCACCGCGCTCTTCCTCTCCGCCGCGATCGTCGCCGCGGCACCCCTCCTCACCGCCTGCGGAAACGACGCGCATCCTGGCGCGGCGGCCGTCGTCGGCGGGCAGCGGATCACGGTCGCGCAGCTGGAGAGCAGGGTGAACGAGGTACGCGCGGCGCAGCGGGCGGCCACCCCGGACCAGGCCCAGTACGCGCAGGCCGTCGCCAGAACCGGCAGCCTCACCCGCGACACCCTGCACACCATGGTCCTCGACCGCGTCCTGAACCAGGCCGCGAAGAACGCGGGCGTGACCGTGACCCGCAAGGACGTCCAGAGCCTGCGCGCGTCCCTGGAACAGCAGGCGGGCAGCGCGAAGTCGCTGGAGGACGGCTGGCTCCAGCAGTACGGCGTCGCCCCGGCACGCCTCGACGACAGCCTGCACACCGAGATCGTGGCCCAGAAACTGGCCGCCGCGCTCGGCGTCGACATGAACACGCCGGACGGCCAGGCCACGTTCTGGAAGGCGATGTCCGAGGCCTCGAAGTCCCTCGACGTCGACCTCAACCCGCGCTACGGCAGCTGGGACGTCCAGAAGAGCAGCCGCGTCGACGCGAAGACGCCATGGGTACGGGAGATCACGGCGGCCGAGACGACGCCGGCGACGACGTAA
- a CDS encoding glycoside hydrolase domain-containing protein: MASQRQSPGHRQSKKRRYVTWAVAGAAVVAGAGLAAQSSMAATTWPAQRTYTGRAFDTCTAPSLAAMKAWRTNNFYGAAAVYIGGKNRGCAQPNLTASWVKSVSAQGWKLIPLYVGAQPSCQTGSSPEKLTAATAASLGAKDAADAVAKASALGMKAGSPVYLDMESYDITNKACNDAVLTYVRAFDKALNAKTYRAGYYGFTSSSAKAIAQATDRTNLPGNMWYALWDKQPTTTADWPFAATLWTNHSRAHQYLVNSKETRGGYTITVDRDAWDAPVAITG; the protein is encoded by the coding sequence ATGGCCAGCCAGCGCCAGTCGCCGGGTCACCGGCAGTCCAAGAAGCGCAGATACGTCACCTGGGCGGTGGCCGGTGCGGCCGTCGTCGCCGGGGCCGGGCTCGCCGCACAGTCCTCGATGGCAGCCACCACCTGGCCCGCCCAGCGCACCTACACCGGCCGCGCGTTCGACACCTGCACCGCACCCTCCCTCGCCGCCATGAAGGCCTGGCGCACCAACAACTTCTACGGCGCCGCCGCCGTCTACATCGGCGGCAAGAACCGCGGCTGCGCCCAGCCCAACCTCACCGCGTCCTGGGTGAAGTCGGTCAGTGCGCAGGGCTGGAAACTCATCCCCCTGTACGTCGGCGCCCAGCCGTCCTGCCAGACCGGTTCCAGCCCCGAGAAGCTCACCGCCGCCACGGCTGCCTCCCTCGGCGCGAAGGACGCGGCGGACGCGGTGGCCAAGGCGTCGGCGCTCGGCATGAAGGCCGGCAGCCCGGTCTACCTCGACATGGAGTCGTACGACATCACGAACAAGGCGTGCAACGACGCCGTGCTGACATACGTACGCGCCTTCGACAAAGCACTGAACGCCAAGACCTACCGCGCCGGCTACTACGGCTTCACCAGCTCCAGCGCGAAGGCGATCGCCCAGGCCACCGACCGCACCAACCTGCCGGGCAACATGTGGTACGCGCTGTGGGACAAGCAGCCCACCACCACCGCGGACTGGCCCTTCGCCGCCACGCTGTGGACCAACCACAGCCGCGCCCACCAGTACCTGGTCAACAGCAAGGAGACGCGCGGCGGTTACACGATCACCGTGGACCGCGACGCGTGGGACGCACCGGTGGCGATCACCGGCTGA
- a CDS encoding Rv0909 family putative TA system antitoxin — protein sequence MGIFDKFKGQMRGKSGQKASDAAEKKVNEKTGDKYTSQVDDAQRRAEGAMGMDRDRDRPEQP from the coding sequence ATGGGCATCTTCGACAAGTTCAAGGGCCAGATGCGCGGCAAGTCGGGACAGAAGGCCTCCGACGCCGCGGAAAAGAAGGTCAACGAGAAGACGGGCGACAAGTACACGAGCCAGGTCGACGACGCGCAGCGGAGAGCCGAGGGCGCGATGGGCATGGATCGCGATCGCGACAGGCCCGAACAGCCGTAG
- a CDS encoding HNH endonuclease family protein, with the protein MVCLRGGGVAAAVLVVVFGVGGCSGESLGSGGPEESASGAAGGGGGAGGGGGGGAALAAVDSLAVKGRAPKTGYARDRFGSAWADTDSNKCDTRDDILKRDLVDVRFRSGGCKVSAGKLDPDPYSGKDVAFTRGRSEVDIDHIVALSDAWQKGAKYWDASKRIALANDPLNLRAVDASTNRSKGDGDTATWLPPNKSYRCTYVANQVAVKKKYELWVSEAEKAAMKKVLSGCAGQELPTGGNPTEAPARFHAS; encoded by the coding sequence ATGGTGTGTCTGAGGGGTGGGGGCGTTGCCGCCGCCGTACTCGTGGTGGTGTTCGGTGTCGGCGGGTGCAGCGGCGAGTCCCTGGGGTCCGGCGGGCCCGAGGAGAGCGCGAGCGGTGCGGCCGGCGGGGGAGGCGGCGCCGGCGGAGGCGGTGGCGGGGGTGCGGCGCTGGCGGCTGTCGACTCGCTGGCTGTGAAGGGGCGGGCGCCCAAGACGGGGTACGCCCGGGACCGGTTCGGCAGTGCGTGGGCGGACACCGATTCGAACAAATGTGATACGCGCGACGACATCCTCAAACGGGACCTGGTCGACGTGCGGTTCCGCAGCGGCGGCTGCAAGGTGTCGGCGGGGAAACTGGATCCGGACCCCTACAGCGGCAAGGACGTGGCGTTCACGCGGGGCCGCAGCGAGGTGGACATAGACCACATCGTCGCGCTCTCGGACGCCTGGCAGAAGGGCGCCAAGTACTGGGACGCCAGCAAACGAATAGCCCTGGCCAACGACCCGCTCAACCTCCGCGCCGTCGACGCGAGCACCAACCGCAGCAAGGGCGACGGCGATACGGCGACCTGGCTGCCGCCGAACAAGTCGTACCGCTGCACGTATGTCGCCAACCAGGTCGCCGTGAAGAAGAAGTACGAACTGTGGGTCTCGGAGGCGGAGAAGGCCGCGATGAAGAAGGTGCTGTCGGGATGCGCCGGGCAGGAGCTGCCGACGGGCGGCAACCCGACGGAGGCGCCCGCGCGGTTCCACGCGAGCTGA
- a CDS encoding N-6 DNA methylase — protein MQDNATEVTAAGIARLAGVGRAAVSNWRRRHADFPKPVGGTETSPAFALAEVESWLRHQGKLAEVPLRERVWQQLVGHPEGPATALVHAGCVLLLIHDRPTVWLELGAVSDERVAARLPAALEQVIAPRFGVAGKRGVHTSAAAQGVHTAPAAQGVHSPTGVRGVHTPPDARDVSAVNGPGGVNTAGAVNTPSGVHASPAASGVHTEPTPPRVHTDPAPPRVHSSPAVHTAPATPVVHIAPATPALHATPAVRTPTGPELLPSVPLLRGVAELAAEMGARQAYEFLVGRHLDANPRQYTLTPAELARIMGDLAGPARTVLDPACGTGALLRAVPVPGAREVERDDSERELYGQDSAPELAALTALRLALQGRNVVRTAVGDTLRGDAYPGLRADVVLCHPPFNERNWGHDELAYDARWEYGFPARNESELAWVQHALARLRDGGTAVLLMPPAAASRRSGRRIRADLLRRGALRAVIALPVGAAPPYNIPLHLWVLRRPDKAPAQPEVLLADTGSVAEHTGRGGLDWEAVRTAVLDAWRPFERAGTAVEQPGVARSVPVIELLDDDVDLAPARHLPPAAAGDGEQLSDVRERLGETLRLTADLTPPAPAGPTEEQPGRWPLITIGELARGGALVMRTGGNGGHARVPVLTDNDVLAGTAPSGTLPESDEEAVRVEAGDVVVPVLGGGSVARVVDDATAGAVLGRSLVLLRPDPAALDPWFLAGFLRGTANNRQASSYASTATRLDVRRLQLPRLPLDEQLRYGARFRALAEFEEALRHAGRLGGQLVRGMYDGLTDGSVAPD, from the coding sequence GTGCAGGACAACGCCACGGAAGTGACCGCCGCCGGCATCGCACGGCTCGCGGGCGTCGGCCGCGCCGCCGTCAGCAACTGGCGCCGCCGCCATGCCGACTTCCCCAAGCCGGTCGGCGGCACCGAGACCAGCCCTGCCTTTGCCCTTGCCGAGGTCGAGTCCTGGCTCCGTCATCAGGGGAAACTCGCCGAAGTGCCCCTTCGTGAACGCGTCTGGCAGCAACTCGTCGGTCACCCCGAGGGCCCGGCCACCGCGCTCGTCCACGCGGGCTGCGTCCTGTTGCTCATCCATGACCGCCCCACCGTCTGGCTGGAGCTCGGCGCGGTCTCCGACGAACGCGTCGCCGCCCGCCTCCCCGCCGCGCTGGAGCAGGTGATCGCGCCGCGCTTCGGCGTTGCGGGAAAGCGCGGAGTTCACACCTCGGCGGCCGCACAGGGGGTTCACACGGCGCCCGCCGCGCAAGGGGTTCACAGTCCGACTGGTGTTCGGGGAGTTCACACTCCGCCCGATGCGCGCGATGTGTCGGCCGTGAACGGGCCGGGCGGCGTGAACACCGCAGGCGCTGTGAACACCCCATCCGGGGTACACGCCTCTCCCGCCGCATCCGGCGTTCACACTGAGCCCACCCCACCTCGCGTTCACACCGACCCCGCCCCACCCCGCGTACACAGCTCGCCCGCCGTACACACCGCCCCCGCCACTCCGGTCGTACACATCGCCCCCGCTACTCCCGCCCTACACGCCACCCCCGCCGTACGCACCCCCACCGGCCCCGAACTCCTCCCCTCCGTCCCCCTCCTCCGCGGTGTCGCCGAGCTCGCGGCGGAGATGGGGGCGCGGCAGGCGTACGAGTTCCTGGTCGGGCGGCATCTCGATGCCAATCCGCGGCAGTACACGCTCACCCCGGCCGAGCTGGCCCGGATCATGGGGGACCTCGCCGGCCCGGCGCGTACCGTGCTCGATCCGGCCTGCGGGACCGGAGCGCTGCTGCGTGCCGTTCCGGTGCCGGGTGCACGGGAGGTCGAACGGGACGATTCCGAGCGGGAGTTGTACGGGCAGGACAGTGCCCCGGAGCTGGCCGCGCTCACCGCGCTCCGGCTCGCGCTCCAGGGCAGGAACGTGGTGCGTACGGCGGTCGGGGACACGCTTCGGGGTGATGCGTATCCCGGGCTCAGGGCTGACGTGGTCCTCTGCCATCCGCCGTTCAACGAGCGCAACTGGGGGCATGACGAACTCGCCTACGACGCCCGCTGGGAGTACGGGTTCCCGGCCCGGAACGAGTCCGAGCTGGCCTGGGTGCAGCATGCGCTCGCGCGGCTGAGGGACGGCGGCACCGCCGTACTGCTGATGCCACCGGCCGCCGCCTCCCGGAGGTCGGGGCGCCGTATTCGCGCCGATCTGCTGCGGCGCGGTGCGCTGCGCGCGGTGATCGCGCTGCCGGTCGGCGCGGCACCTCCGTACAACATTCCGCTGCACCTGTGGGTGCTGCGGCGGCCCGACAAGGCGCCCGCGCAGCCCGAGGTGCTGCTCGCCGACACCGGGAGCGTCGCCGAGCACACCGGGCGCGGCGGGCTCGACTGGGAGGCGGTGCGCACCGCCGTACTCGACGCCTGGCGGCCCTTCGAGCGGGCCGGTACGGCGGTCGAGCAGCCGGGGGTGGCGCGCTCCGTGCCCGTCATCGAACTCCTCGACGACGACGTCGACCTGGCCCCGGCCCGTCACCTCCCGCCCGCCGCCGCGGGCGACGGCGAACAGCTGAGCGACGTACGGGAGCGGCTCGGCGAGACCCTGCGGCTGACCGCCGACCTCACTCCGCCCGCCCCCGCCGGACCTACCGAGGAGCAGCCAGGGCGCTGGCCGCTCATCACCATCGGTGAACTCGCGCGCGGGGGCGCCCTGGTGATGCGTACGGGCGGAAACGGCGGCCACGCGCGCGTGCCCGTGCTCACCGACAACGACGTCCTCGCCGGAACCGCTCCCTCCGGAACGTTGCCCGAGAGCGACGAGGAGGCCGTGCGGGTGGAGGCGGGTGACGTCGTCGTGCCGGTGCTGGGCGGCGGGTCCGTCGCACGCGTGGTCGACGACGCGACCGCGGGGGCCGTTCTCGGCCGCAGCCTCGTCCTCCTGCGGCCCGATCCGGCCGCCCTCGACCCATGGTTTCTCGCCGGTTTCCTGCGCGGCACCGCCAACAACCGGCAGGCCAGCAGCTACGCGTCCACCGCGACCCGGCTCGACGTGCGCCGTCTGCAACTGCCCCGGCTGCCGCTGGACGAACAGCTGCGCTACGGCGCGCGGTTCAGGGCCCTCGCCGAGTTCGAGGAGGCCCTGCGGCACGCGGGCCGGCTCGGCGGACAGCTCGTGCGGGGCATGTACGACGGGCTGACGGACGGGAGCGTCGCGCCCGACTGA
- a CDS encoding protein kinase domain-containing protein produces the protein MSTLIGQGGMGQVWTAYDQRLDRRVAVKLLRPDKVAGQEADELRRRFVRECRVTAQVDHPGLVTVHDAGSEGEELFLVMQYVDGADLSDHLAEQDPYPWQWAVAVAAQLCAVLSAVHAVPIVHRDLKPRNVMVKQDGTVTVLDLGVASVMDTDTTRLTHTGSPIGSPAYMAPEQAMGGAVGPYTDLYALGVLLHELLSGDVPFSGSTALGVLHRHLYEPPLPVRRLRPEVPEALEALVLRLLAKDPQHRPASAQEVYEHLALLLPERGMPTGAPLDPTRPFLRPHAPWPDRARTPAAQPTAAPAAERPDVAGAVDEVKRLLGEGRITQAVDILGGILPAAAEQHGERSPVVRTLRKQYAATLMDDGQYRRALPELRRLADERAAEAGQADPQSLRFRYEAAQCLEQLGEPAAALAEYRALLPYYENQYVAGDPELSLDVRRRIGHLLLALGDRTAARDTLARLLHDVDRLRGPGHPLAAEIRRTLDWLGQVRG, from the coding sequence CTGTCCACGCTCATCGGGCAGGGCGGCATGGGCCAGGTCTGGACGGCGTACGACCAGCGGCTCGACCGGCGCGTCGCGGTCAAGCTGCTGCGCCCGGACAAGGTCGCAGGCCAGGAGGCCGACGAGCTGCGCCGCCGCTTCGTGCGCGAGTGCCGGGTGACCGCGCAGGTCGACCACCCCGGGCTCGTCACGGTCCACGATGCGGGAAGTGAAGGCGAGGAACTGTTCCTCGTCATGCAGTACGTCGACGGCGCCGACCTCTCCGACCACCTCGCCGAACAAGACCCGTACCCCTGGCAGTGGGCGGTCGCGGTGGCCGCGCAACTGTGCGCCGTGCTGAGCGCCGTGCACGCCGTGCCGATCGTCCACCGCGACCTCAAGCCGCGCAACGTGATGGTGAAGCAGGACGGCACCGTCACCGTTCTCGACCTGGGCGTCGCCTCGGTCATGGACACGGACACCACCCGCCTCACGCACACCGGGTCACCCATCGGTTCGCCCGCCTACATGGCCCCCGAGCAGGCGATGGGCGGCGCGGTCGGCCCCTACACGGACCTGTACGCACTCGGCGTACTCCTCCATGAACTCCTCAGTGGAGACGTACCGTTCTCCGGCTCCACAGCCCTCGGCGTGCTCCATCGGCACCTGTACGAGCCGCCGCTGCCCGTGCGCCGCCTCAGACCAGAGGTGCCCGAGGCGCTGGAAGCGCTCGTCCTGCGGCTGCTCGCCAAGGACCCGCAGCACCGGCCGGCCTCCGCGCAGGAGGTGTACGAGCACCTGGCGCTGCTCCTCCCGGAGCGCGGGATGCCCACCGGAGCGCCCCTCGATCCCACGCGCCCGTTCCTGCGCCCGCACGCCCCCTGGCCGGACCGCGCCCGCACTCCCGCGGCCCAGCCGACGGCCGCGCCGGCCGCCGAGAGACCCGACGTCGCCGGAGCCGTCGACGAGGTCAAGCGCCTCCTCGGCGAAGGCCGGATCACCCAGGCCGTCGACATTCTCGGCGGGATCCTGCCCGCCGCGGCCGAACAGCACGGCGAGCGCTCCCCGGTCGTCCGTACCCTGCGCAAGCAGTACGCGGCCACCCTCATGGACGACGGCCAGTACCGCCGCGCGCTGCCCGAACTGCGCCGCCTCGCCGACGAACGAGCCGCCGAGGCCGGCCAGGCCGACCCCCAGTCGCTGCGCTTCCGCTACGAGGCCGCCCAGTGCCTCGAACAACTTGGCGAACCCGCGGCGGCCCTCGCCGAGTACCGCGCCCTGCTGCCGTACTACGAGAACCAGTACGTCGCCGGCGACCCGGAACTCTCCCTGGACGTCCGCCGCCGAATCGGCCACCTCCTCCTCGCCCTCGGCGACCGCACCGCCGCCCGCGACACCCTCGCCCGCCTCCTCCACGACGTGGACCGCCTGCGCGGCCCCGGCCATCCGCTGGCGGCGGAGATCCGGCGGACGCTGGATTGGCTGGGGCAGGTGCGGGGGTAG
- a CDS encoding GNAT family N-acetyltransferase — protein sequence MELKVSSLAERPEMYRQVIEMPDSWPELMQHDFTGNAHYDRIARELPEYVLFAEDERGEVVAHAYSVPFALAAEGRGGGELPARGWDQVLVWAFQDLRAGTRPDTVSAISIVVSPHAQGAGLSGRMLAAMRDNAAARGFREVVAPVRPSAKHLEPRTPIAEYAYRVREDGLPHDPWLRVHARAGATIVAIAPASMCVAASLEEWRAWTGLPFDSEGEVEVPGALAPVRCDLAHGYGVYVEPNVWMRHTL from the coding sequence ATGGAGTTGAAGGTCTCGTCCCTCGCCGAGCGCCCCGAGATGTATCGCCAGGTCATCGAAATGCCCGACAGCTGGCCGGAGTTGATGCAGCACGACTTCACGGGCAACGCCCACTACGACCGGATCGCCAGGGAACTCCCGGAGTACGTCCTGTTCGCCGAGGACGAGCGGGGCGAGGTCGTCGCGCACGCCTACAGCGTGCCCTTCGCGCTCGCCGCCGAGGGGCGGGGCGGGGGCGAACTGCCCGCGCGCGGCTGGGACCAGGTGCTCGTGTGGGCGTTCCAGGATCTGCGCGCCGGTACCCGTCCGGACACGGTGAGCGCGATCTCGATCGTCGTCTCCCCGCACGCACAGGGCGCAGGACTGTCCGGGCGCATGCTCGCCGCGATGCGGGACAACGCCGCCGCGCGGGGCTTCCGTGAGGTCGTCGCCCCGGTCCGGCCCAGCGCCAAGCACCTGGAACCGCGGACACCGATCGCCGAGTACGCGTACCGGGTGCGCGAGGACGGACTGCCCCACGACCCGTGGCTGCGCGTGCACGCCCGAGCCGGCGCCACGATTGTCGCCATTGCGCCGGCGTCGATGTGCGTCGCGGCCTCGCTGGAGGAGTGGCGCGCCTGGACGGGCCTGCCCTTCGACAGCGAGGGCGAGGTCGAGGTACCCGGGGCGCTGGCGCCGGTACGGTGCGACCTGGCACACGGGTACGGGGTCTACGTCGAGCCCAACGTGTGGATGCGGCACACCTTGTGA